From the genome of Mastacembelus armatus chromosome 12, fMasArm1.2, whole genome shotgun sequence:
GCACATGTTTGACAAAGCAGACGGGCAATGCGAACACATGAACCCTTCTTCAGAGTCATCCAGCTTGAACACATCAGCAGTGGGTCCTGGATTGGACACCGACTTTGGTGCAAGTGCAGGTACGCTTCTCCATCAGGTGCACCAGTGAAGGTGAATTATCTCACTCTGATGGGAGACTTGCAGGGAGACGTTTGCCTGGTTTAACTGGAACATTATATAACCAATGTCTGCTTCGAGTGAGTCATGTATAGTTACATcatttgtataaaaaaacaaaacatttattcagaaGAATGCTTAGTTTGTAGGTCACAAGATGTATGCTGACTGTTAATCAGGCTCAAGGTTGACTCACCATGTTCATGGCCACTTACAGGCCACACTGTAAGTGATTTGTGCATCATAATGTTAAATGGTATCACTTTAAATTATTGAAggcaaatacattaaaaaatatccATATGACAACAGACAGTTGTGAATCTTATAGGATGGGAATACCCTGGAATACCTGAGGAAAACCAGATCTAGTGACTGTAGTAGATTTGGATTGGATTTCTTCTTAAATTTACAATGTTCATTACATTGTTGTTAAACATTATTTCCTTTCAGGAGTCTCCCTGCGGATTTTGTCAACAGACAGTGATGGTCTGTCCAACGATGTGCTGGCTTCAGCTTTGGAGTGGGACTATTACGATCCCTGCTATGTCAAACAGAATAATGTTCCTAAACATCAACACCACAGACCTGCAATGCACACTAAACAGTACTGGGTGTGATACGACTGTCGGTTATGGTTTTAAagattatgtattatttatttaaattaaaaaaaaagtttatcttatttttaggaATGACACGCTCAGATTTAATTGTTGGTCTCACTAATAGTCACTGACTTTACACTAGTTTGAATTGATAAGTTTGAGTTCTGGTAATTGCACTCTGCCACTGAATTTGTTCCAATCCTGAAATATTTACTCAGCACTTAAACTTAAATTACTGTGAACTGTTCACTGTGCACCTTTGTcttatgttaatgttatttattgtcACTATTTCTTAACTACAGCCCTGTTCAGCCAGTTCTGAATTTCAGAATCattcacattttgtatttttcacgtttttttttttttaatgttgatttaCCCTGACCAATAAAgattaaattagaaaataattaTAGTGCTTCAATCTGCTCAATTATTGTCAAAGAATAAGAAAATTTGATGGGAGAAACACTAAAAGAAGGATTCAGGGGTACAGAGCATTAAGGACTCACTCCGGAGAAAACAGGATGCCACATTTTAGAGGTTcaggaaatatttcattttacaaagtgaCTGGTAGCATAAAACATGGTATGGTAAATAAACACATCTTTGTggtattagtttttttttttttttgacatgatGTACCACTACTGACCAGCAGATGACACTGTAACGTGGTAAGTATGATTCTCCCCTTTATAAACTGACATATGTAAACATAACTGATGGTCCACTACGTTCTAATAATTGATCCAAGCTTTGTGAAGACTTTTTGGTTTCTGTTAAAACCTAAGTATGATTCAGCTGTACATTTTTTGAAGATGTTGTAGTTTgacatgtttctgtattttgtttgttagCACAAACCAACATCTTCCAAAACAATCACACAGTTGAGTCCTGGCAATGGTAAAGAATTCAACATTGAAATCATGAAGAAACAGGATGGACActgtcatcaaaaaaaaaaaaaaaaaaaaacgatctGACAAtgctttaaacacaaaaaagccAACCAAGTCAATTAGATGGAATACTTTATTCTCTAAAAGATATCTGTACATTAAAGGATGATGTGCCATTTGAATTAAGTTCATGGAAAGTATAATTGACACTGCACTAAGCTAACATGAAGAGAGACCTAAATGCATTACTTCACTCAAAGCTAGACAGGAAATTCAACACAGCTTGCTTCAACTTGGCATCTGATGCCTCAGAGATTTTACCATCAGCCCTGCAGAGAAGAGATTGGTtataaaacacatgcacacatacatttcAATAGTGAAAAAGCTCTTTAACTTACCTAATAGTTGCCAGGAGGTCTTGGTGCTGACTCAGAATGTGCTGCAGGAATGCCTTCTCAAACTTGGTGATCTTGCTAGGCTCCATTTTGTCCAGGTGTCCCCTCACACCAGCATAAATGACTGCTACCTGTTCTTCAATAGCCATAGGagctgaaacatgaaaacacaaaggaaCATTTAGATACATGTTCTAAAATAGATGTCCACATGCTTTATTTTCAACACTGAACACCATGTTAAATACTCACAGTACTGTCCCTGCttgaggagctcagtcagacGAACACCACGGTTCAGAAGCTGCTGAGTGGCTGCATCCAAGTCAGAACCAAACTGAGCGAAGGCAGCAACCTCACGGTACTGGGCCAGCTCCAGCTTCATGGTTCCTGCCACCTGATGATGGACAAGAATCAACAAATCACAATCAAAGAGATCTGTCAAGCTAACAGCTGGATGTTCACCAACAGCACTAACCTGCTTCATGGCCCTGGTCTGGGCGGCAGATCCAACACGTGACACTGACAGACCGACGTTGATAGCTGGGCGAATACCCTTGTAGAACAGCTCAGTCTCCAAGAAGATCTGAGTGAAAAAGCAGCATTGAGATACTGGGTTGAAATTTGAAATTAGGATGAGGAGAGACAGCGAGCCACGTACACTCACCTGTCCATCTGTAATGGAGATGACATTAGTTGGAATGTAGGCTGACACATCACCAGCCTGTGTTTCGATAACAGGAAGGGCTGTGAGAGAGCCACCGCCAAAGTTGTCGTTCATCTTAGCCGCTCTCTCCAGCAGACGGGAATGCAAGTAGAAGACATCTCCTGGGTAAGCCTCACGACCAGGGGGGCGACGAAGTAGGAGGGACATCTGACGGTATGCGACAGCCTGTAGACAGATAACTCGAGGTTAACTCCAAACTAAACTttgttaaaattaattattgCAACTGTTTTTTTATGCCCTCTaacaacagattaaaaaaaaaaaaaaaaaaaaaaaacctcacctGCTTGGACAGGTCATCATAGATGATGAGAGCGTGCTTGCCGTTGTCTCTGAAGTACTCTCCCATGGAGCAGCCAGAGTAGGGAGCCAGGTACTGCAGTGGAGCAGCATCAGAGGCAGTAGCAGACACCACAATGGTGTACTTCATGGCGTCTGCATCAGTCAGCCTCTTCACCAGCTGAGCCACTGTGGATCTCTTCTGGCCAATAGCAACGTAGATACAATacagcttcttcttctcatCAGTCCCATCATTGAAGCGTTTCTGGTTGATGATGGTGTCGATAGCAATGGCAGTTTTGCTGCAAAAAAGAATTTCAAAGACCATGGATACACTGAACAGAGACATGCATGTGAGTAATTATCTGGAGCCAGATATTTGGCAGATCAATCTATCACTATGTTACGCAACAACCTAAATACAAATTGATTCCTTTACCATTCTCCTtcaacacaaacacttccacTGTTGTAACATCATGTCAATGGCACCAGAAATAACATCAAATGCTGCCACGTCCTAAACTATTCACTTTGAGCTGTGCCCTCTTACCCAGTCTGCCTGTCTCCAATGATGAGCTCACGCTGTCCACGACCGATGGGGACCAAACTGTCCACGGCTTTGATGCCAGTCTGCATGGGCTCCCTCACAGAGATGCGAGGGATGATGCCAGGAGCCTTTAGACCCACACGCCTGCGAGCTTTGGAGCCAAGAGGACCctgagaggaaaacagaaaaaggtaaGAGTACTATCAACTAAATTCGTACATTTGGTGATTAAACTCATGAATAAAGGAAGGTTGTGGGATATTTGGTTTTAGTCATTTCTTAAGCAGAAATGTCAAACcttaaatttaaatatgtcaaaaaggatttgctgcttttcttttggATAAAAACACAATCTCAAGATGTCACCTTAGACACTTAGATTCTCACCATTAGAACTTTTTACAATTTAGTTATGTTTTACGGATAAATAATTATCTaattaattgagaaaataatctggagaacaaaatgaaaaacactatCAGCTGCAGCCAAACTTTCTGCCTGGTGCTAATATAGCATGTTAAATTTATGAACATGAGTAACACCGATAAAATGGCTTGTAAATTCTTTACCTTTCCATCGATGGGATTTCCCAAAGCATCAACAACACGGCCCAGGATTTCTTCACCAACAGGAACATCTACAATAGCACCTGTTCTCTTGACAATGTCACCCTCCTTAATTAGCTTGTCGTTACCAAACACCACAACACCAACATTGTCTGGCTCCAAGTTCAGAGACATGCCCTGGGGAAGAGAAGAAACAACACTTACTCCCCACTGACAAACAACTAACAACATGGCCATGGCATTAACATCCCTGGATGACATGACCATCAAGgagatacagtacatgtaatAATTTAGAGTTATTGCAATTTTTTGACACAGTAAGGAAAAACTGAGCTGACTTCTCTGTTTCAACTATAGTTTTTAttcaatatatataaaatcacaCTACTATTAGGTTTCTTAGAGCAGTTTTTGAGAACGTAGAGGTACAGGTCATTGTCATTTGTGAATTACCTTTGACTACAAAAAACTTAGAAGCTGGTTAAGTGAATACAGTCAGTGACATTTGAATCCAGAACTCTTTTAATATTGAAGCTATAGCATGAACCCATCCAGTGCAGTGGTGAGTATAAAGATAACAGTCTCACCTTTAGACCAGAGGAGAACTCCACCATCTCCTCGGCCTGAACGTTCCTAAGACCGTATACTCTGGCAATACCATCACCGATAGACAGCACGCGACCAGTCTCTTCCAAATCAGCACTGGTGTCAGTTCCCAAAATCTTCTGCTCCAGAATGGACGATACCTCGGCCGTGCCTTTAATGTGTGAAAAGTGTGAATAGAGGAAGTTCCATCAAAGAAAATTTATGTCAATAAGACAACATATGACATTTGTGACATCTAACTACTTGTTAccaattacatttattttctatacaaATACACC
Proteins encoded in this window:
- the atp5fa1 gene encoding ATP synthase F(1) complex subunit alpha, mitochondrial, translated to MLSVRVAAALVRTLPRRAGFVSKNAAAACVGARNLHTTHSCLQKTGTAEVSSILEQKILGTDTSADLEETGRVLSIGDGIARVYGLRNVQAEEMVEFSSGLKGMSLNLEPDNVGVVVFGNDKLIKEGDIVKRTGAIVDVPVGEEILGRVVDALGNPIDGKGPLGSKARRRVGLKAPGIIPRISVREPMQTGIKAVDSLVPIGRGQRELIIGDRQTGKTAIAIDTIINQKRFNDGTDEKKKLYCIYVAIGQKRSTVAQLVKRLTDADAMKYTIVVSATASDAAPLQYLAPYSGCSMGEYFRDNGKHALIIYDDLSKQAVAYRQMSLLLRRPPGREAYPGDVFYLHSRLLERAAKMNDNFGGGSLTALPVIETQAGDVSAYIPTNVISITDGQIFLETELFYKGIRPAINVGLSVSRVGSAAQTRAMKQVAGTMKLELAQYREVAAFAQFGSDLDAATQQLLNRGVRLTELLKQGQYSPMAIEEQVAVIYAGVRGHLDKMEPSKITKFEKAFLQHILSQHQDLLATIRADGKISEASDAKLKQAVLNFLSSFE